A genomic stretch from Moraxella nasicaprae includes:
- a CDS encoding M61 family metallopeptidase yields the protein MNYLINFQRFYEHLADVQCQFIAPTDAPKLWMPTWIAGSYMIREFSKHITAVYYQIGQQTFKANKTNKNTFELTHAKTGDDIRVHYEVYCYDLSVRTAFIDHTRIFGNFSSLLLFLENHHKDTASLQLSVPQSFLNQNPDTLIACGLPHQSKQTDEGITYTLPALPAFDYTDYPFEIGTQVQFEFAPNNQGKNIRHRFFLAGRHHANLTRLQADLQKICQTYITWLGDVPFDDYTFMTMVTGSDYGGLEHLNSTALVSPRTDMPAMNEPQIPSADYQRFLGLCSHEYFHAWWVKSVRPDVMMDNDLQQEGYTPLLWVFEGFTSYIDDLILLASGVIDKSSYLKLLAAQINRYEQTDGRHHQSVAESSFDTWIKLYRPDENSSNQSVSYYNKGALVALLLDLTLLEQSAGKYRLFDVIKTFYDKAKHAGGFFGMTTQIMGEVVSSMIGQEVWQSFYADYVIGTAPLPIADMLAKVHITTDISTTAKPWGMSIDENKFGIKIKQLHRDSAGSLAGLSANDIIIAIDGIKASQAVLSHAITRQNHDKKAITVHAFRRDELMTFYVAHKPTQHQQVKLSGDGDAWLKFNF from the coding sequence ATGAATTATCTCATCAATTTTCAGCGTTTTTATGAACATTTGGCAGATGTACAATGCCAATTCATCGCACCAACGGATGCACCAAAGCTATGGATGCCCACTTGGATTGCTGGCAGTTACATGATTCGTGAATTTAGTAAGCACATCACGGCAGTGTATTATCAAATTGGACAGCAAACCTTTAAGGCGAACAAAACCAACAAAAACACCTTTGAGCTGACGCACGCCAAGACAGGCGATGACATCAGAGTGCATTATGAGGTGTATTGCTATGATTTGTCAGTACGCACAGCATTCATCGACCACACTCGTATCTTTGGTAATTTTAGCTCCTTGTTGCTATTTTTGGAAAATCATCATAAAGATACAGCCAGCCTACAACTAAGCGTGCCACAGAGCTTTTTGAACCAAAATCCCGATACGCTCATCGCTTGCGGTCTGCCTCATCAAAGCAAGCAAACAGATGAAGGCATCACATACACCCTGCCTGCCCTACCTGCCTTTGATTATACCGACTATCCTTTTGAGATTGGCACACAAGTGCAGTTTGAATTTGCACCAAACAATCAAGGCAAAAATATTCGCCATCGCTTCTTTTTGGCAGGTCGCCATCACGCCAACCTGACCAGATTGCAAGCAGATTTACAAAAAATCTGCCAAACTTACATCACTTGGCTGGGCGATGTGCCATTTGATGATTATACCTTTATGACAATGGTAACAGGTAGTGATTATGGCGGTTTAGAACACCTTAATTCCACCGCCTTGGTCAGTCCACGCACCGACATGCCAGCGATGAATGAACCGCAGATACCAAGTGCTGACTACCAGCGATTCTTGGGTTTGTGCAGTCATGAATACTTCCACGCTTGGTGGGTCAAATCAGTGCGTCCTGATGTGATGATGGATAACGATTTGCAACAAGAGGGTTATACGCCACTATTATGGGTGTTTGAGGGCTTTACCTCTTATATTGATGATTTGATATTATTGGCATCTGGTGTTATTGATAAGTCAAGCTATCTAAAACTATTAGCAGCCCAAATCAATCGCTATGAACAAACAGATGGTCGCCATCATCAAAGTGTTGCTGAATCTAGTTTTGATACTTGGATTAAGCTATATCGACCTGACGAAAATTCCAGCAATCAGTCCGTCAGTTACTATAACAAAGGAGCATTGGTTGCTTTGTTGCTGGATTTGACTTTGCTAGAACAATCTGCTGGCAAATACCGCTTGTTTGATGTCATCAAAACTTTCTACGATAAAGCAAAACATGCTGGTGGTTTTTTTGGCATGACCACCCAAATCATGGGCGAAGTGGTCTCATCCATGATTGGTCAGGAAGTCTGGCAATCATTTTATGCAGACTATGTCATTGGCACAGCACCACTGCCCATCGCTGACATGCTGGCAAAAGTACACATCACCACCGACATCAGCACAACAGCCAAGCCTTGGGGTATGAGTATTGATGAAAATAAATTTGGTATAAAAATCAAACAGTTGCATAGAGATAGTGCTGGCAGTCTAGCAGGTCTTTCTGCCAATGACATCATCATCGCCATCGATGGTATCAAAGCCAGTCAGGCGGTGCTTAGTCATGCCATCACACGCCAAAATCACGATAAAAAAGCCATCACCGTACACGCATTTCGCCGTGATGAATTGATGACTTTTTATGTGGCACATAAGCCCACTCAACATCAGCAAGTCAAACTCTCAGGCGATGGTGATGCTTGGCTTAAATTTAACTTTTAG
- a CDS encoding OmpA family protein, whose product MNLFEKLSELVTPQVLAATSDVAGEQGVKAKLLSVFYPIFVAHLTKGNAAERLASLAKDDANYGKNLLDAVLNNGSTINQTADLQDKLAKEFNLPTQSVSSLLNAAAPAGLAKIQEFAGNVSVADYAKQAITGFSGALPAWAGSLLPAGLLAGGATLVSGFAKSDESAAGLGNAHSTTTSTQSTTSVAAPVAAAAATTAGVAAAANATAPKADVAPKAEQKPAATHVNTAATTAASGEQKGGFLKNLLPIIGLIIFGGLAWLLLRSCQEKPAPVAAPTANQEAQADSQAVAATPATLDLQLDAQGQAVASCDAKVGSQGVVGSISTAIATAFGTDACKDLGVTEGHGETMPAAEHLPALFGLMKGVPEAKLSIADKVVRFGAGSTADTAKLIEGAKGILPADFTVEELPAVAADMAAGKMPAVFTASTDAAGALQACQAQAGDDSILASIKNSVGSLFAGDVCQVEAKENFGTQLMAADQLANIVGFVKGTPNAAVTVTDKTVQFSAQDPAAAAKLVETAKAGLPSDYVVEVQPASDAQNAQPATTQPAQQLDPEAAAKAGNESAKQALTGLADNATAEDVVKALNMQIINFATSSNAIPAENKEILDLAVTKLTALPDVKLLITGHTDSQGSAAYNKKLSESRATAVRDYLVSKGIAADRLSTKGAGPDNPVASNDTAEGRFQNRRIEFSVQ is encoded by the coding sequence ATGAATCTATTTGAAAAATTAAGCGAATTGGTCACGCCACAAGTATTGGCAGCGACCAGCGATGTGGCAGGTGAACAAGGCGTTAAAGCAAAATTGTTATCTGTATTTTATCCAATTTTTGTGGCTCATTTAACCAAGGGCAATGCTGCCGAGCGTTTGGCATCTTTGGCAAAAGATGATGCCAATTATGGCAAAAATTTGCTTGATGCGGTATTAAATAACGGTAGTACCATCAATCAAACTGCTGACTTGCAAGATAAACTTGCCAAAGAATTTAATCTACCTACCCAATCTGTATCATCATTGTTGAATGCAGCAGCACCTGCTGGTTTGGCAAAAATTCAAGAATTTGCAGGTAATGTTTCTGTGGCTGATTATGCCAAGCAAGCCATCACAGGTTTTAGTGGTGCATTGCCAGCATGGGCAGGTTCACTATTGCCAGCAGGTCTGTTGGCTGGCGGTGCAACTTTGGTTTCAGGTTTTGCTAAGTCTGACGAGTCAGCTGCTGGCTTGGGTAATGCTCACAGCACCACCACAAGCACACAAAGCACGACCAGCGTAGCCGCCCCAGTTGCTGCTGCCGCTGCAACGACCGCAGGCGTAGCTGCTGCCGCTAATGCTACTGCACCAAAAGCTGATGTTGCACCAAAAGCCGAGCAAAAACCAGCCGCTACCCATGTAAATACGGCTGCCACCACAGCTGCTTCTGGCGAGCAAAAAGGTGGATTTTTGAAAAATCTATTGCCAATCATTGGTTTGATTATTTTTGGTGGGTTGGCGTGGCTGTTGCTTCGCAGCTGTCAAGAGAAACCAGCACCAGTTGCTGCTCCTACCGCCAACCAAGAAGCTCAAGCTGATAGCCAAGCGGTTGCAGCGACACCAGCGACTTTGGATTTGCAACTTGATGCACAAGGTCAAGCAGTTGCCAGCTGTGATGCCAAAGTCGGCTCACAAGGCGTTGTTGGCAGTATCAGCACAGCGATTGCGACCGCATTTGGTACTGATGCTTGTAAAGATTTGGGCGTGACAGAAGGTCATGGCGAAACCATGCCAGCTGCCGAGCATTTGCCAGCCTTGTTTGGCTTGATGAAAGGCGTGCCAGAGGCGAAATTGTCTATCGCTGACAAAGTGGTGCGTTTTGGTGCAGGCAGTACTGCTGACACCGCCAAACTGATTGAAGGTGCTAAGGGCATCTTGCCAGCAGATTTTACTGTTGAAGAGTTGCCAGCTGTTGCCGCAGATATGGCAGCAGGCAAAATGCCAGCAGTATTCACCGCATCAACTGATGCCGCTGGTGCTTTGCAAGCGTGTCAAGCCCAAGCAGGTGATGACAGCATTCTTGCATCAATCAAAAACAGCGTTGGCTCACTATTTGCTGGCGATGTATGTCAAGTTGAAGCCAAAGAAAACTTTGGTACTCAATTGATGGCTGCTGACCAGTTGGCAAACATTGTTGGTTTTGTTAAAGGCACACCAAACGCTGCCGTGACTGTGACTGATAAGACTGTTCAATTCTCTGCCCAAGACCCAGCTGCTGCTGCCAAATTGGTAGAAACTGCTAAGGCTGGCTTGCCAAGCGATTATGTGGTTGAGGTTCAGCCTGCATCTGATGCTCAAAATGCTCAACCAGCTACCACCCAACCAGCACAGCAACTAGATCCAGAAGCTGCTGCCAAAGCAGGCAATGAGAGTGCAAAACAAGCTCTAACTGGCTTGGCTGATAACGCCACTGCCGAAGATGTGGTAAAAGCATTGAATATGCAAATCATCAACTTTGCAACCAGCTCAAATGCCATTCCAGCAGAAAATAAAGAAATTCTTGATTTGGCAGTGACCAAATTGACCGCTTTGCCTGATGTGAAGCTATTGATTACAGGTCATACAGACAGCCAAGGTTCTGCTGCTTATAACAAAAAATTGTCAGAATCTCGTGCGACAGCAGTGCGTGATTACCTAGTATCAAAAGGCATTGCAGCTGACCGTTTGAGCACCAAAGGTGCAGGTCCTGACAATCCTGTGGCGAGCAATGACACCGCAGAAGGTCGTTTCCAGAACCGCCGCATCGAATTTAGCGTACAATAA
- a CDS encoding lysophospholipid acyltransferase family protein translates to MGFIGRQLKRTQAITGLTTTLIRGFGAAYRVGAFGDEPPRDKLPPHIQAFCRQMAGSFGVQVVQVAPIPQRHGLWVSNHVSWLDIPVVGSVAPVFFLSKAEIGEWPIFGRLAKAGGTLFIKRGSGDTGSVSEQIAKFLQGGSSVVFFPEATTTDGKQIKKIYGKLLQASMDTGLPICPMVIAYVDKDGKLSDDAAYYGNRTMVDSLKRVADNGQITAYVLPLDAINPANKTQKELTAILQSAMEEGLARLHAQVVTA, encoded by the coding sequence ATGGGCTTTATTGGCAGACAATTAAAACGCACACAGGCAATCACGGGATTAACAACAACACTCATCAGAGGTTTTGGGGCGGCATATCGTGTTGGTGCATTTGGCGATGAACCACCTAGGGATAAGCTACCGCCACATATTCAGGCATTTTGTCGACAAATGGCAGGTTCATTTGGTGTTCAGGTAGTGCAGGTTGCTCCCATTCCCCAAAGGCATGGTCTATGGGTCAGTAACCATGTGTCATGGCTGGACATTCCTGTGGTGGGTAGTGTGGCTCCTGTATTTTTCTTGTCAAAGGCAGAAATTGGCGAGTGGCCGATTTTTGGACGGCTGGCAAAGGCAGGCGGTACGCTATTCATCAAGCGTGGCTCGGGCGACACAGGCTCTGTATCTGAGCAGATTGCCAAATTCTTGCAGGGTGGGTCTTCGGTGGTGTTTTTTCCAGAGGCGACCACCACAGACGGCAAGCAAATCAAAAAAATCTATGGCAAGCTACTACAAGCCTCGATGGATACAGGATTGCCAATTTGCCCCATGGTCATCGCTTATGTGGATAAAGATGGCAAACTTTCCGATGATGCTGCTTATTATGGCAATCGCACGATGGTTGATAGCCTAAAACGAGTGGCGGATAATGGGCAGATTACCGCTTATGTATTACCGCTTGATGCCATCAATCCTGCCAATAAGACCCAAAAAGAGCTGACTGCCATCTTGCAGTCAGCCATGGAGGAGGGCTTGGCACGACTGCACGCACAAGTGGTAACCGCCTAA
- a CDS encoding FKBP-type peptidyl-prolyl cis-trans isomerase: MTIIANDTVVQFNYTLTNAEGEVLDQSRGEPLAYLHGHHNIIPGLEKQMEGKQAGDKFVATIAPADAYGEYLAEAVQEVPRANFQGVDTIEVGMQFQSQTDDGHVMLVTVKDVTDDVVVVDGNHPLAGVELTFDVEIVEVRAATADEIAHGHAHGAGGHHH, from the coding sequence ATGACAATCATTGCTAATGATACCGTTGTACAATTTAATTACACCTTGACCAATGCCGAAGGCGAAGTGCTTGACCAATCTCGTGGCGAGCCATTGGCATATTTGCACGGTCATCACAACATTATTCCAGGTCTTGAAAAACAAATGGAAGGCAAGCAAGCGGGCGATAAATTTGTCGCCACCATCGCACCTGCTGACGCTTATGGCGAATATCTTGCCGAAGCGGTTCAAGAAGTGCCTCGTGCAAACTTTCAAGGCGTAGATACCATTGAAGTTGGTATGCAGTTTCAATCACAAACTGATGATGGTCATGTCATGCTAGTTACTGTCAAAGATGTGACTGATGATGTGGTGGTGGTTGACGGCAATCACCCATTGGCTGGTGTTGAGCTGACCTTTGATGTTGAGATTGTAGAAGTGCGTGCAGCAACTGCTGATGAGATTGCTCACGGGCATGCTCACGGTGCTGGCGGTCATCATCACTAA
- a CDS encoding pseudouridine synthase has product MASVILFNKPYGVHSQFRKEFATMATLADFFDDKSLRVAGRLDKDSEGLLILTNHGGLNHAITTPPNAKNTNQRSQKHAKTYLVQVENLPTDEQLQLLRQGVLLKDGMTLPAKVEHILEQDLPIKLWERNPPIRQRANIPTAWLKISIMEGRNRQVRRMVATVGLPCLRLIRSQVGDWTLANLAVGESCRFYLSDEQLLALGINPCDDKRHIGQKKSALYQDKTTRQSKAYTNKPSTTLQKRQGSRVIRYKKSNAKM; this is encoded by the coding sequence ATGGCAAGCGTGATTTTATTTAACAAACCTTACGGTGTGCATAGTCAATTTCGCAAAGAGTTTGCTACGATGGCGACTTTGGCGGATTTTTTTGATGACAAAAGTCTTAGAGTGGCTGGCAGACTGGATAAAGATAGTGAGGGTTTGTTAATTTTGACAAATCACGGTGGATTAAATCATGCCATCACCACGCCGCCAAATGCCAAAAACACCAATCAACGCAGTCAAAAGCACGCCAAAACTTATTTGGTGCAAGTGGAAAACCTGCCCACAGATGAGCAGTTACAACTGCTTAGACAGGGAGTGTTGCTCAAAGATGGCATGACTTTACCAGCCAAAGTGGAGCATATTTTGGAACAAGATTTGCCCATCAAGCTATGGGAGCGTAATCCACCCATCAGGCAGCGTGCCAATATTCCAACTGCTTGGCTAAAAATCAGCATTATGGAGGGTAGAAATCGTCAAGTTCGCCGCATGGTGGCGACAGTTGGCTTGCCGTGTTTAAGGCTGATTCGCTCCCAAGTGGGCGATTGGACACTGGCAAATTTGGCGGTTGGCGAAAGCTGTCGGTTTTACCTAAGTGATGAGCAATTATTGGCGTTGGGCATCAATCCTTGTGATGATAAGCGACATATTGGGCAGAAAAAATCAGCCCTTTATCAAGATAAAACAACCCGACAATCAAAGGCTTACACCAACAAACCATCAACTACCCTGCAAAAAAGACAGGGTAGTCGAGTGATTCGCTACAAAAAGTCAAACGCTAAGATGTGA